The genomic region TCAGCGGCAGCGTCTGGCCGGTCGCCTTGTGATAATCGGCCGCCAAACGGCGCGCTTCGGTCATCAGCTTGTCTACGTCATAGGTTCCCATACGCGATCCTGCGTCGAGCTCGGTCCAGCTAGTGTAGGAGGTTAGTTCTTAGGGAACAATGACTTGAGTCGCTTATCTCGACGCCGGCTGATGATCCGGACTCAAACCCGGACGTTGATGAAACGCCCCTTTTTCTGCTCCGGGTCAGTGCTCAGAGCTTCATCGGCAGCTTCGCGCGCGGCCTTGCGCCGCTCTTTGTTGCTACGTCGCTCCTGCGCCACCCGCTCGCGGCGCTGACGCCGATCATCCTTGCGCCGCTCTACTCCGCTCTGCTGTTCATTGGCCGGTGTCTGTGGATTGGCCGGCACCATTGGTGGTGAACGCATGGCCGGCTCGACGCGCGTGGTCGCGCCCGTCTCCACTACGGGACGGGGAAGCTCACTGCCTCCAGTCGGTATGCTCGGCATGATTCATTACGATACAAAAACCCTTGTCATGCCTATTGTATCGTCAGCAAAGCCAGAATCTTGAGCCTAAAACCTAACCAACAAAACTCGAACCACAAGCGCTTCATTGTCAGTTGCGCTTCCCTCACGTCTCGAAACGCAATTATGCTTACAAGCATTGTTGAGGATTACCCTTACAAACCGCTTAAAAAATTTGGGGTTTAGGTCTATGGGAAAGCAGATTCGGATTTATCTTGCTGATGGAACGTCAACAGGAGTTCGTCACGCAGAAATCACAAATTGGTCTGGACAAGCCATAGCGTGCCCGAGAACTCGTTTCGGAGAGCTAAAAGACTGGGCAGAAATCAAACGCGCCGGAGTATATTTTCTGTTTGGAGTCAATGAGGAATCAGGAGAAGAAGCAGTCTATATTGGAGAGTCAGATCTGGTCCTTGACAGATTAACCAGTCATTTATCAGGAAAAGATTTTTGGAATGAGTTGGTTGCCTTTACAAGCAAAGATGACAATTTAACAAAAGGTCACGTGAAATACCTTGAATCAAAGCTTATTCAGCTAGCGCTCGCGGCAGGGCGTCACTTAGTCACAAATACTACATCTCCTCAGCTGCCTACTCTTCCCAGAGCAGATAGGGACGCAATGGACGACTACTTAGGCTCAATGCGCTCATTACTTGGCGTTCTAGGTCACAAGGTTTTAGAGCCATACACAC from Permianibacter aggregans harbors:
- a CDS encoding GIY-YIG nuclease family protein, translating into MGKQIRIYLADGTSTGVRHAEITNWSGQAIACPRTRFGELKDWAEIKRAGVYFLFGVNEESGEEAVYIGESDLVLDRLTSHLSGKDFWNELVAFTSKDDNLTKGHVKYLESKLIQLALAAGRHLVTNTTSPQLPTLPRADRDAMDDYLGSMRSLLGVLGHKVLEPYTRPTHNSKSETKNDANTLEPRRNEVSELSITPQAPELFFFSTSEIKASAQKTDEGIVVLKGSEATLKIQSSLSPGYRSLKEKLVASGLLVQHGSKLVLTKDYLFSSPSQAAAVLAGYAINGRDCWRLADGRTYGQYEQTISEGLRAQMLKELDALS